aggaggggctgacgGCGTCTCTGCAGAGGGGCCGAGGCTCCCGGGCCCTGAAGTGAACAGGGGCTCCCCTGTGATTCCCAGGGAACCTGCTGGACCCTCGCCAGCCCCGCCCTGACTCGGGGGGCAGGACAACCCCTCCTTGGAAGAGGGAGCCCCCATCTCACCCTCTTCAGGCTGAGTGGCCGTCACTCCATGCCATCCTTCCTAGCCCTCCACCTTcacccaccccctctcccccccAGAAGTAGTGGTGGGGACATAAGTGTGCGAGTGTGGCCAGGACACAGGTGACAACATCCCGGAGATGCCATTGCGAGAGAGCGGGCATGTGGCCAGCCTGTTTCCACAAGGGCCAGGAGGGACCCCAGTTCCAGCCATTCCCAAAGGGTGGTCCCCAGGCTGATTCAGGGGGTTCTGGGGCCCCACTGAGACCCCCATGTGCCCAGGACGTGGGGCCCGGTTGGTACGTTACCCCAGGAGGCGGACGGGCTGGAGCTCGCCTAGATGCGGCACCgctctgtggggagagggagagccgTGGGGAAGAGACGCGAGTCAGACAGGCGGCCCCGGGCCCAGGGGGCTCTGGCGGGGGCTGGGGGACCCCACCTCAGGGACTCTGCAGCCCCCAACTGCCTGTCACCCGCCTCCTGGGAGGCCTAGGGGGCCACCATGAGAGAAGATGTTCTCTGTGTTCGTGGCTTTCCGGTTGAGGAGGCGCAAGCCGAGGGAAAGCCTTGTCGTGGGCCGTGGAGGTGATCACCTGCCATCCGGGTCAGGTCCGGGACAATCTGGACACgcccaggcagaggctggagggctcTGCGGAATTTCTCCATGATCTCCTCATCGACCATCTGGGTCctggctgtgggggtgggggggtcagtCCCTGGGCTGTGGGGGCTTTGATGAGAACtcagggggctgggggctccctgCTGGAGAGCATGGGAAGGACAAGCCAACGTCCTGAGGTCGGCAGAGCTTGATCCAGCCCAACCTCCCAGGGTGGTCTCCAGGGTTCAGCCTACTGGACTTCCAGGGTCCCTGCCTCCCCACTCGGCccaggccccctcctcctccccgggCAGCGCTGGAGGGTTGCATGGTCACAGGAAGAAAagtgcccctgcccccaggctgtgTGGTCTCCTTCACCCAGGCTGGCTGATTTATGGGCCAGGGAGACCTCCCCAGCCCAACGCCATGGTCAACTCGGACCCTGGGACACTCAGCGGCACCGCTTCTGTGACAGTGACAATGCCACCATACATTTGCTTTCGGGACTTTATAGTTTAAGGCcatttttgtgtctgacttcctgTTTGGTGAAATAATTGAAACTCTCCGTGAACAAAGCCTGTTGGATTCATAGCAACCCATTGGCCTCATGGAGATTGTCAAACCAACCACAGGAGCCTGCGTGTCTGCTCTGCATCACCAGCCACCCACAGTCCAGCAAGACACCACCTTTCCCAGCATCCCACCACCCTCATCCGCCAGGGCACAGGCCCCCTCGCCcggcccctgcctccttcccgCGAGGACCCAGCAGCCACATCTCAGCACAGAAGCCTGGGGCTTGGCGCGTACCCAGGTACTGGCAGACCAGGCTCTGCCCGGGTGTGGCCGCGTTCTTCATGCAGAGGAACAGGTAGTTCTTGTAGTCGGTGTCAAGCGCAAAGACCGTGTCCTCATCCAGGTCTGGAGGAGGGACCAGGACGGGAGCGGAAATGAGAGGCGGGTTCTCCCCTCTGGCAGGAGGCGGGTGCTGGGCAGCAGCCTGCACGACCCTCGGGCTCCTCTTGCCGAGGACTCGGCGGGAGCTGCTCCTGCACCCGGCACAGCCCGGGCTTTCCCCGCAGTGGTCCCGGACAGAGGGCTGGAAGCCCTTGCGTTGTCCGTGGATCTCGCCAGGGCTGTTCCACCGCCTCCTGGACTCGGGCTCACTCATCACTCGACCCATGACCCCCACCCGAGTCTCGGGACCCAGAGTGGTTGAGAAATGAGGTCTCCACACTGATCTCGGGTGAGACCGGGTGCCACCAagtgagggaggagaagaggatggTCCTCAGACAGGGTCACATTTGAGGGGCGGAGTGGCCCTGGAGCCGTGGGAACCGGAGGAGCGAGACAGGGCTGCCTGACGGAGGCCAGCGGGCACTGGCAGCACGGCAGAGTCTCCTGGGCGGCTGCAGAGGCAGTGACAGCATCTCGACTCCACTGCGACGGATCACGCCAGGCTCAGGGTGGATGCCCTGGCGTCCGTGTCAGTGGTTGTCCTGTGCAGCCTTGGGTCACAGTCGGCCTGGAGGGCTGGCCAAGGGCGGGGAAAGCAGGACACGGCCCAGGCTGTCTGGAGGGGGACATCCCCCCCAACACCCACGGTGCTTTCTTCTCTTGGATTGAGGGAGGAACGAgaggatgagtgaatgaatcctGGGCCCAGGAGGTGGAGGGTATGACAGGATGGGTCAAGGGGGCTGCCCTGACCCTTGGGGATTAGGCAGTGGCTCTCAGCTCCCCGCAGGTGGCCTGGGAGGCAGTGCAGAGGGCAAGCGGGCAGGACCACACAGATGCTTCCTGAGGTCAGCCCAAGGGACCCGAGGACCCAGCCTGGAGAGAGAGAACTCGGTTGCCTTCGGGAGTTGGACCAGCCCAGCAGGGAACTGCTTGCCATCGCTGGCTCTGCGGCACCAGAGGGAGGGGCGAGGACGGCAGTGGAAGCTGGTTCTTGATGGTGTTGCCACCGTCACCGCCCATGCCTCAGTATCCTCGGGCCAGAGCCCCACCCCACTGCACCTGTGCTCAGAGCCCCGGGAGCCTCCTGCACTTACAGTTGATCTTGAACTCCGCTGGGCTCTCAGTCTTTTCTGCAAAGATCTTCTTCTCAGCACACCCTTTGTTCTCCCTGGAAGGCAGTGGATTCTGTGAGCCCCCGGCATGGACACCATTCTGATAAAGTCAGACTGTAGGCTGGAGCAGAAGTCTGGCTGCAGGAGGGGCTCCCACGGGAGATGGCCGGCCCCCTGGGCCTAGGCTGCACCCACTGTCACCTCTAACAGCTGGCAGGTGACCAGGTTGGATGGGGCCGTGAGAAGTCAGATGGAGCCAGAGAGAAACCAGCTGGGAGTGCCCTCACCCACGGCAGGGACAATGACCCACATTTGGCAGACAATCCTGGGGTTTGAGTCCTCATCTCCTCCACCACAGCCACCCGGCTCTCTCCTGCACCCCCCACCCTACtctgggggcaggcagggctcaTGGCAGGAACAGACCAGGCCCTGAGGACCTGTAGCATGCAGCTGACCAGCCGGTTTCCACTCGGTCTCCTCCCCACACCGTGCAACTGCTCTGTGTGGTCAGCCTGTTGGTCCAGAGCCCTGGCAGGGGCCCCAGGGACACCGGGAACCTCCGAGCCCCAAGCCCCATCCCTGGGGCACCATGCCCACTCACAGCATAGCCAGGTCCCATCAGGAGCCccacctgcccacccacccctccTGGAGCCAGACCCTCACTGGCCTGCAGCCCGGGGGCACACCCACCCTTCACGCAGGATGATCTCCAGGTTGTCCTCGGGGGTGGGCCTCAGCTTCTCGATGTACACTCTCAGAGGGGCACTCTCGGAGTCCAGGAGGGAGATGTCGCTGGCCGCCATGGCCACGGAGTGCCACTTCCCCGCCACCTGAGGGGGTTCCTCAAGCTGCACTCCAGGGGCAGGAAGAGGACCCCAGCCCCACAGTGGACTCTCCGTCCCACCCCATCCCAGCCAGGCCAAGTCCTGCCCCTTCCCGATTTCCTCAGGATGGCCTGGGAAGGAATTGGGTTGCGGTTCTCAGAGCACACGTTGACCCCCTCCCTGGGCAGCCCTGGGACCCCTCCCCTGCTGGCCTCAGGAATGTTCTACCTAAACTCACTCTGAGCCCAGAGAAGGACCCAGAGGAGCCCACGACCGGGAGTGAGTGGGGAGTGGTTGCATCTTGGGGAGACATGGCTGGAGATGGAAAAATGTTGGGTGGCAGAGGGACCCTGATATGGGCTAAATAATGccccccaaattcttatgttgaagtcctgacccccaggaccTTAGAACATGACCGcctttggagatggggtctttatcGAGGTGATTAAGGCAAAATGAGGTCGTTAGGGGCCCTGATCCCGTCCAACCGGTGagcttatgagaagaggagatcgggacacagacacgcacaggatgaccacgtgaggacacagggagaagacgccGCCCACACGCCCAGGAGGGGACCTCGGGAGGAACCACCCTGGCGACGCCTGGATCTCAGACTCCAGCCCCCGGGAGGTGAGACAGTCTCTGACGTTCAAGCCACTCAGGCTGGCATACCTCTTAGGGCGGCCCCAGCAGACCAGCCAGGCCCCGACCTCACAGCCTCCTCTATCTCTTGTCCTCCTGAGGCCAgcttccccacccaccccacagcTCAGCCCACCCCAGCCACCCTCGAACCTCCTGGAGGTCCAGGTCCTGCATCGTCTGGGGGATGTTGGT
Above is a genomic segment from Equus przewalskii isolate Varuska chromosome 26, EquPr2, whole genome shotgun sequence containing:
- the LOC139079646 gene encoding beta-lactoglobulin-1 — encoded protein: MSHGDSGNRMAGAWTVLAGGPSPASLLYRAPSLCLGLHTLQSSECTHSAAMKCLLLALGLALMCGIQATNIPQTMQDLDLQEVAGKWHSVAMAASDISLLDSESAPLRVYIEKLRPTPEDNLEIILREGENKGCAEKKIFAEKTESPAEFKINYLDEDTVFALDTDYKNYLFLCMKNAATPGQSLVCQYLARTQMVDEEIMEKFRRALQPLPGRVQIVPDLTRMAERCRI